One region of Aminobacterium colombiense DSM 12261 genomic DNA includes:
- the hslU gene encoding ATP-dependent protease ATPase subunit HslU produces the protein MIILADDKQDLTPRMIVECLDRYIVGQEKAKRAVAIALRNRMRRRNLPRDLANEVAPKNILMVGPTGVGKTEIARRLADLVLAPFVKVEATKFTEVGYVGRDVDSMIRDLVETAVAMVKRVKIEEVQGPAEERAEWRLVDALLPRPERKTSMPDFMKIFSGKEAEETPPQEEDTIRESTRNKVYALLKAGKLDEREVELEVAESASMGIPILGGAGMDSMGMNINEMLSGLLPKKTKKRRMKVSDGKKLLQAEEAEKLIDMESVAREALDKAQEEGIIFIDEIDKVVARGTSSGPDVSREGVQRDLLPIVEGSTVQTKYGTVKTDHILFIAAGAFSSVKPSDLVPELQGRFPIRVELQPLGREELARILVEPENSLIKQYQALLSTERIEVRFSEDAIEEIAAMAEKMNAEMENIGARRLHTMVEQLLEEISFTAPERQGEVVDINAQFVKERLSPLMEDTDLRKYLL, from the coding sequence ATGATCATTCTGGCCGATGACAAACAGGATCTGACGCCCCGCATGATTGTGGAGTGCCTCGATAGATATATCGTGGGGCAGGAAAAGGCGAAGAGAGCTGTTGCCATAGCTCTTCGTAACAGAATGCGCCGGCGAAATTTGCCCCGGGATCTTGCAAATGAAGTGGCGCCGAAGAATATCCTCATGGTGGGGCCTACAGGTGTAGGAAAAACAGAGATTGCAAGGCGTCTGGCCGATCTCGTTTTGGCCCCATTTGTGAAAGTGGAAGCGACGAAATTTACTGAAGTGGGCTACGTTGGACGGGATGTAGACTCCATGATACGCGACCTCGTAGAAACAGCAGTAGCCATGGTGAAGAGGGTAAAAATAGAAGAAGTTCAAGGTCCTGCAGAGGAACGGGCGGAATGGCGGCTTGTGGATGCCTTGCTGCCACGGCCGGAGCGAAAGACATCTATGCCGGATTTTATGAAAATATTTTCAGGTAAGGAAGCTGAAGAAACGCCGCCTCAGGAAGAAGACACCATCCGGGAGTCTACAAGAAATAAGGTCTATGCCCTTCTTAAGGCTGGAAAGCTTGATGAGCGGGAAGTAGAGCTGGAAGTTGCTGAGAGCGCGTCCATGGGCATTCCTATTCTTGGAGGAGCAGGGATGGATTCCATGGGTATGAATATAAATGAAATGCTGAGTGGATTGCTTCCTAAAAAAACAAAAAAGCGTCGAATGAAAGTATCAGATGGAAAGAAACTCCTACAGGCAGAAGAAGCAGAAAAACTGATAGATATGGAGTCTGTAGCCAGAGAAGCACTGGATAAGGCCCAGGAAGAGGGCATTATATTCATTGATGAGATAGATAAGGTGGTTGCTCGAGGAACTTCCAGCGGTCCTGATGTAAGTCGAGAAGGAGTGCAACGAGACCTTCTCCCTATCGTAGAAGGATCTACCGTGCAGACAAAATACGGCACGGTAAAAACAGATCATATCCTCTTTATTGCAGCAGGGGCATTCTCAAGTGTTAAGCCCTCAGACCTGGTACCGGAACTCCAGGGCCGTTTCCCCATTCGGGTGGAATTGCAGCCCCTTGGGAGAGAAGAGTTGGCCCGCATACTTGTGGAGCCCGAAAACAGTTTAATTAAGCAATATCAGGCACTTTTAAGCACAGAGCGCATTGAAGTGCGGTTTTCAGAAGATGCCATTGAGGAAATAGCGGCAATGGCCGAAAAAATGAATGCTGAGATGGAGAATATAGGAGCCCGGCGACTCCATACCATGGTGGAGCAGCTTCTCGAAGAAATTAGTTTTACTGCGCCAGAGCGGCAAGGTGAAGTGGTTGATATTAACGCTCAGTTTGTAAAGGAGAGGCTTTCGCCTCTTATGGAAGACACAGACTTACGAAAGTATTTGCTTTAA